The following are encoded together in the Alosa alosa isolate M-15738 ecotype Scorff River unplaced genomic scaffold, AALO_Geno_1.1 AALO_1.0_unplaced_600, whole genome shotgun sequence genome:
- the LOC125290546 gene encoding C-type mannose receptor 2-like — protein sequence MTEMEKVKSMIQEAGAGNAWIGLKQGSSPKWQWSLAGRDFYRENESDFRNWDSGQPGEGVAEECVIMIANGQWHDVGCSSSFPFICYDGGSSTHPYVLVTEYKNWTDAQRYCREKHTDLASVRNQTENDQIKDVRGNEGIAWIGLFRDAWEWSDGSSSSFRHWNTGQPDNGGVACTEIKNGQWNDAGCHHQINFTCYEGHGLKEPPLLTRWVGLLHSYGVGWYWVCGQTVCYRNWTQGHEQEDSFQQRVGAVESGGGLWVSNLTKTDKLNFICTTKVAAIGPDAGGGRSEVLGEHRHNRAG from the exons atgacagagatggagaaggtgAAGAGCATGATCCAGGAAGCAGGTGCTGGAAACGCTTGGATTGGGCTGAAGCAGGGAAGCAGTCCTAAGTGGCAGTGGTCTCTGGCTGGCAGGGATTTCTACAGAGAGAATGAATCAGACTTCAGGAACTGGGATTCAGGCCAACCAGGTGAAGGAGTTGCTGAAGAGTGTGTGATTATGATAGCAAATGGACAATGGCATGATGTCGGGTGTAGCTCCAGCTTTCCCTTCATCTGCTATGATG GGGGAAGCTCCACACATCCCTATGTGCTGGTCACTGAGTACAAGAACTGGACAGATGCTCAGAGATActgcagagagaaacacacagacctgGCCAGTGTGAGGAATCAGACTGAGAACGACCAGATAAAGGATGTTAGAGGAAATGAAGGTATAGCCTGGATCGGCCTGTTCAGAGATGCCTGGGAGTGGTCAGATGGCAGCAGCTCCTCATTCCGCCACTGGAACACTGGACAACCCGATAATGGTGGTGTAGCGTGCACTGAAATTAAAAATGGTCAGTGGAATGATGCAGGCTGTCATCATCAAATTAACTTCACCTGCTATGAAG GGCACGGGCTAAAGGAGCCTCCACTGCTCACGCGGTGGGTGGGCCTGCTCCACTCCTATGGCGTGGGCTGGTACTGGGTCTGTGGACAGACCGTCTGCTACAGAAACTGGACCCAAGGGCACGAGCAAGAGGACTCCTTCCAACAAAGAGTCGGGGCAGTGGAGTCTGGAGGGGGGCTGTGGGTCAGCAACCTGACTAAGACCGACAAACTCAACTTCATCTGCACCACTAAGG TGGCAGCGATCGGCCCTGACGCCGGTGGTGGGCGGtccgaagtcctgggggaacacagacacaacagggCTGGATGA